Below is a genomic region from Hemiscyllium ocellatum isolate sHemOce1 chromosome 24, sHemOce1.pat.X.cur, whole genome shotgun sequence.
AAACTCCTGTCCTTCCCATTGACATATTCATCTACAACGATTTACACTGAAGATGATCCCAGTCCCTCTAAATGTTGGCACACTCAAAACAGCGATTATTTTAGCTGTTCAATCTTGAAATTTGTCTCCGTTATTTGTTTAATggcttggattttttttctctagtcTGGTTTCGCCTTCTTTGCCCAACTTGTGCGCACTTTCACTTTCGTTATTCTTTTTTGAATTAGTTACCTTCAGAGCCGTAATATCTGTTTATTCAAAGACTCATGCATTGCTCCACTACTCTATGGCTTTCCTCTCCGTTTGTCAATTGCTTGGTGTTCCCTTGCTGAATGCTAAAATCATCGGACGTTGTACCCTATGAGAGACATTAGACGTCTTTTTTATGTATGCATACatagattcacacacacacaatcaccttCGGTCTTACACATGatatccctatctctctctctctctctctctctctagcacgCGCCCGCGcgagcatgcacacacacacacacaccatgcggGACAGTATGTTTCTTCTGACCGTTGAGCACTTTGCACCATGTACTTTCAGGAATCTTTAAGTGCTGAAGTGAAAATGGATTTGACCCATTTTGATAGAAatgaaagacaatgaaatgaatGCTGCCTTTGACGTTCGATCAATTGTTTTATTGAACTGCTGTGTTGGAATAGATCCACAATGCTTCATTATTTAAGACACAATCACATTGTTCCTGTCTTTTATTCAGATGTGTAGTGATGTAAGCTAATAATCATGTTTGTAAAATCCAATTACTTTTACACACGGACGTTTTCAGCACGATGAGCTTTTTTTAGAAATACAAATTAACCAGAGTACAAATAATTTCTACCGTATTGTTACATGGGAGGTCTGAACAGGAAAAAACAAGCTTTCTCAATTGAGACAAGTACAGTTTCCGAAATCACATACAGCTCGATCTCGAGATACTTGTCTGAAACGGAGTTGCCTGAGTCTCATGTTTAACCCCACAAGAGTAAAGATCGTGTGAGTTCCACTCTGAGGCTGACAGGGTCAGATAGCTGCTCACACTGAACGTACTGTCCGTCTCCTGCTGGATCCGACTGGTCTCCACACCGTTCCCCTTGACACTGCCATCTACCGTCCACTCAATCTCCACAGCGCCCGGGTTAAAACCGCTCACCAAACACACCAGGGTCGCCGTGTTCTTTTCTGTGATTTGAAGCGATGAAGGCGGAAGGAGGGATACCGATGGTTTCCGCGGACCTGTTTAAAATAAATTGGGTTCATGTGAGTTCAGAGATGAAGTTTTCTAAACAGGATATTTCTTCCAAGATATTACAACTTAAATTACGTCAATCATGGACTATACTAAATAATTCACGTCgttttgcctgaattttaatGTACTATTTAATGATTGAAGGACTGAATATAAGACGTTTTGGTTTTGGTGTGACGAAATAAAATTTGGCATTCAATCTCGGATTGGAGTGTGGAAATGGGTCTGACTACGTTTACAGAGACAGCTTcatatgctgtctgacctgctgtgcttttccagcaccacactctcggctctaatctccagcatctgcagtcctcactttcgccttacaGAGAAAATAAATCTATTCTATTTCATAACGGCATCCCTTGAAAAACAGAAGGAACACTTTAGCACACCTACTGATGACACTGCCATTGAGATATCAAGCTTCCGCCAACTATTGGAAATAGCATTGATAGTATGAAAGCATTAACATATCTTAAAGTTGTTTTGATCTGCTAACGTGAAGAAATTGTAATCAGCTTTATTACAAGTGGTCCGATCAGCTATTGCAAATGCAAAGCAGTTGAGTAATAGTCAACTCTCATCTAttcttgatattcaatgacatttCTATCGCATTATACCTTCACTATCAATATTTGATGGTTATCATTGCCCAGAAACAGATCTATTGCAGCCATATACTTAAAATGGTTACAAGAAAAGGGCAGTGGCAGGAAACCTGTGATGAATAACGCACGTCCTGATTCCTCCAAGTCTGGTCGCCATTCAAATGCAGTTTCCACCGCACTCTCCAAGCTAGGAATCTTCCCAGACAAAACAATCTATTTGACTGGCGCCCCATCGACCAGATAAAACATGATACCATGTACAAGATGTATTGCCACAACTCATCAAGGCTCTGACAAATAGATGTTCTCAATCCGAAATCTCTACTAACTGGATGGATGTGAAAAGCAGATGCATGGGGAtatcatcacctgcaagttctcctacAAAACATACCCCATCCTGtgctggaaatatatcaccgttaaTTCACTATAACCATTTTAAACTCTGGGTAAACCTTCTCATTTTACACCAGCTCTTCCAcactccatcccccccccccccccaccccattcctccATCGTACACACATACTGTGAAAGAATGGGGTGCATAAGAAGTCAGCAGAAATACCAACGGAACAGTGTAAACAAACTGACTGCCGATTAGCAATTGTTTTACTTTGTCACCAAGCTCAAAATCTCACCAATGCACATTCATGCTGCTTGATTTGGAGATTTATATACCTGGATCTCCTTGAACATGGGTTACCTCGCAGAGATATTATGAAAAGTTAAGTCTATTATTTCAATCAATTAAATATTCCCAATTCCACTAATGCAGCATAGATTTTGATTCGGATTCGGCTTTCTCTGCTCAGTGACCTCGAAATCACAAGCATCTAAGATCCGACTCCAATAGGCGAAAGAATTGGAAATCTCGAGTGGAGTGCATATTCTTATTGCACTTGACCATCTGACAGTATCAATAATCGGAGTAAAATGAGATGACCGCGCTCCTGACCTCATGCTCACAATATTCTCAGTTTAACAAGGCTGCGCACTGATTCAGGGTTTCACCAGATTTTATTGATTACAATTTATTCCATTATATGCTCCCAATTTATTGCCATCTCGCATACGCTTCTTCAGAGAAGCATTCATGCTTATTTGTGGATCATTTTGAGAATTCAGATGCGCCGTCAATGCGCAACAACTTTTGAATTCACTCTCCATTAGCATTCGGACAACTTTGTAGCTAAAAGCTGCTATATTCAATGTAACTGTAATAGCAGCTAAGAACATTAATGAAATCAAGAACACAAAACGGTGAAGCCTAAAGGTGCCTGTCCTGAACAACTGTCactggacatctctgcagatgTTTCCAGATTTGTTGGTttactccagcaatttctgttcctgtttcagAATTCCAGTGCTCGCAGTTCTGTCTTTATTTAAGGCTCAAGTTACCACCATTTTGGACTTTCCATTACTCTTCATGTTCTGACAAGGGAGTTTAGGTGGGGTCACCTTtctcggcacggtggcacagtggttagcattgctgcctcacagcgcaagagactcgggttcaattccctgtgtggagtttgtacattctccccgtgtctgcgtggggatgctccggtttcctcccacagtccaaaaatatgcaggtcaggtgaattaaccatgctaaattgcccgtagtgtaaggcgCAGGTCGTAAATGTAgttgaatgggtctgggtggttgcgcttcggtagatcggtgtggacttgttgggccgaagggcctgattccacactgtcagtaatctaatctaatctcgtaTCGCTCATCTATTCAAGCACGTGGCGCTGGGCACCATTATTTACGTGTGAAAATCGCTACTAAGTCtttttgataaaatattaaaGAGACGGGATAAAACATTATTGAGCTCGATCTCCTCACTGCCCGAGGGCCCACTATCGGTCCACTGCCCGGCGACAATCGGAAACAGAAATCAAGAGTCCTAAATCTGTCATTAAAATAACAAGGAATATGGATTGTGGGCATCTAAAGCAATAAaagagaaatttctggagaaactcagcaggtccggtagcatctgtggagagaaagcagagttaacgtcaagttctgaggaagagtgaccggactcgaaacgtcaactctgttttcactccacagggaatgccagacctgctgaatttctcgaGTAATTTCTATGTTTGTCACTTGGACATGTCCCCGTCCTCTGGCACAGAGACTCTGGCGTCAGTTGTTATTGAGGTTGCGGTTaagcagcacatccctggactcacTCAGCagaaaaccttcacaaacctgcGAGACTGTTCTTAACCAGTTAACGGGGTAACTCTAGATCATTTGGAATTAATTTATATTCCATTGTGAACAGCATGTTACAATTACTGCTAAATAAAATATATACCGTACTTTATTCTTCAACTGAATCAAATGTTGAATTCTATAGGAAAAGAGGTTTTACTCACTGCCCATCCTCAGCTTGGTGCCTGTGCCGAAGTAGTAAATGCTGCTGCTCCATATGGCACAGTAATAGTCCGCGACGTCTCCCGATTCAACGTTACTGATACTTAACGTTCCTGTGTTGCCGGAGACAGAGCCTGAAAACCGGTCTGGAACACCTGAGGCTCTGTTCGTGCTGCTGCTAGCCGAGTGATAAAGCAGATACCGAGGAGCATTTCCAGATTTCTGCTGATACCAACGAATGGTAGCGCCTCCTAAGGTGACACCTGACAAGGTGCAACTAATCTGGACGGTCTCTCCGGGTGAAGTCGATTTTGAAAGCGGTTGATTTACCGTAATCTCTGCGCTCGAAACTGGAGGGGAAAAAAACATCGAAATTCTTACTGCTGTATACTTTGATCAATTATTGAAACTGTTGAATATATACACACTGGAAAGATCACCCCAAATAATCTTCACAAAATGGATTTCACAGTAATTCTAATATGAGAACACCCACCTGCAACGCAGAAAGAGAACACAACAACACGTGCCCAGTCAGACATGGTGAAAAGTTTGACGAGGTTGAGATGCACTGAGAGCTGTTTAACCAGATGGATTCAGTATCTGAAAGGTTCACTCTTTTAATAAGACCTGACACCAAGAGGGTGTTGCCCTCTGCTGTTATGCAAATTAATATTTTCGTCTCAACCAATCAATCTCTGAAACCCAAAGACAATCTCAAAATCTCTTCAGTGAACAGCAAATACAAGGAAAGTTATGGAAAAGCGAGATGCAGCGGATGCGGAAATTGCAAGAGTAAAAAGAAAATATCTGTCTATATCAGTGCAGGAAATATCGTGGAGCGAGAAATTGGATCCACGTTTCCTTTTGTGACCTTTCTATTGACGCTCAACTTACCAAAAACCTTACCACGCGCCCAGCGTGTGTTCTGTACATTCTATATTGCTAAATTGAATGGGAATACTCGGAACAAGCAACAACAATAGATGTCACAAACAGATGTAACATTTCGAGTTCAGAGACTGCTTCATTTCCAGAGAACGTGACACGTTGCCTCTGTTtttgttgctgccagacctgatgtgCTTCTTCAGTactgtctgtgtttgtttatgatttccaacatccaaggAATTTTGTGCTGAAGCTTGCATCGCCTCTTTGGCACATAGACTCAACACCCAAATGTCGAGGTGATGAGGATCCAGTCCTCCCAGTATTGGCTCCAACTCCATAAACGGGACAATTGGTCACTGGGATGGACAGCTATACTCAAGCACAGCATTTCCTGAACTGATATggccagaatttt
It encodes:
- the LOC132827408 gene encoding immunoglobulin lambda-1 light chain-like, whose amino-acid sequence is MSDWARVVVFSFCVAVSSAEITVNQPLSKSTSPGETVQISCTLSGVTLGGATIRWYQQKSGNAPRYLLYHSASSSTNRASGVPDRFSGSVSGNTGTLSISNVESGDVADYYCAIWSSSIYYFGTGTKLRMGSPRKPSVSLLPPSSLQITEKNTATLVCLVSGFNPGAVEIEWTVDGSVKGNGVETSRIQQETDSTFSVSSYLTLSASEWNSHDLYSCGVKHETQATPFQTSISRSSCM